Proteins from one Telopea speciosissima isolate NSW1024214 ecotype Mountain lineage chromosome 1, Tspe_v1, whole genome shotgun sequence genomic window:
- the LOC122665856 gene encoding vacuolar protein sorting-associated protein 2 homolog 3-like, whose protein sequence is MNIFAKKPTAKDALRESKKEMANATRGIEKEIGALQLEEKKLLAEIKKTAKTGNEAATKILARQLIRLRQQIAKLQGNRAQMRGIATHTQAMYANTSVANGMKGASTAMAAMNKQLTPAKQMKVMQEFQRQSAQMDMTTEMMSDTIDDALDNDEAEDETEELTNQVLDEIGVDVASQLSAAPRGRVAGKKGEDVGSSGVNELEKRLAALRNP, encoded by the exons ATGAACATTTTTGCTAAAAAACCCACTGCGAAAG ATGCGCTTCGCGAGAGTAAGAAAGAAATGGCTAATGCGACAAGGG GTATTGAGAAGGAGATTGGCGCATTGCAATTAGAA GAAAAGAAACTTCTTGCTGAGATTAAGAAGACTGCCAAAACAGGAAATGAG GCAGCAACTAAAATTCTTGCCCGTCAGCTTATCAGGCTGAGGCAGCAAATTGCTAAGTTACAAGGTAATCGAGCTCAAATGCGCGGTATAGCAACTCACACGCAG GCAATGTATGCCAACACTTCAGTTGCCAATGGCATGAAGGGTGCAAGTACGGCAATGGCAGCCATGAATAAG CAACTCACACCTGCAAAGCAGATGAAGGTGATGCAAGAATTCCAGAGGCAATCAGCACAAATGGACATGACG ACTGAGATGATGTCAGATACCATAGATGATGCCTTGGACAATGACGAGGCTGAAGATGAAACTGAGGAGCTAACAAATCAG GTGCTGGATGAAATTGGTGTTGATGTTGCATCACAG TTGTCAGCAGCTCCCCGGGGGAGAGTTGCAGGAAAGAAGGGTGAGGATGTTGGGAG TTCGGGtgtgaatgagcttgagaagaGGCTTGCAGCCCTACGAAACCCATGA